ATCGTCAACGATAACAATCAGTTTGAAGTTGAAACAGAAAATCCAATTCCCTGGGTTCCATCATTTCAGTTGAAGGTCCTTGTGCTATCTAACTGCAATTTGAACAATCTATCCAACAGTATTATTCCGAAGTTTCTCTTTCAGCAGCACCAGCTGAGAATACTTGATATTTCTCACAATAATCTCCAAGGAAGCCTTGATTCGTTGATTAGGAACAATGAAAAACTTGAATTCCTATCTCTCAGGAATAATTCTTTAGCGGGTCAATTGCATCTACCCTCATTTCGCCACGCGCAAACGTGGTGGATTGATTTATCAGACAATCATTTGTGCGGGAAAATCCAAAGAAACATAGGGCAGAATTTTCCAGCTGCAATCTATTTGAATTTGTCAAAAAATGCTTTTGAAGGTAGGATTCCGTCCTCAGTTGCTGATATGCAATACTTGCAGCATCTTGACATGTCTTTCAATAATTTTACTGGAGAAGTACCAAAGAATCTCGTTTCCAACTTGACCAATTTGGTGACTCTGAAACTATCAGGGAATAAACTTCATGGCCAAATATTTTCAGAAAAGTTCAACCTGACATGGTTAGAGTTTTGTCACCTGGACAACAATCAGTTTACAGGATCTCTGTCAGAAGTGATCCTCAGAAGTTCAGAACTCACAGTGTTAGATGTTAGCAACAACAACTTATCCGGTACCATTCCGAGGTGGATAGGCAACTTGACATTTCTGAGGACTCTTTCGATGCGGAACAATCAAATCAAAGGTTCACTCCCCTGCAGTCTCCCTTTCCAACTTGTAGACCTTTCGTACAATTATCTAACAGGGCCACTTCCTCCTTGCTTGGAACTTCAAAACATTAACGGTCTATATTTGCGAGCGAACAATTTCACAGGTTCACTGCCCCAATCTGTAAACGTCTCGATCTTGTTAGTAGTACTGGACTTGAGAGACAACAGCTTCTCTGGCAAAATTCCTGATTGGATTAGCAATCTTCCCAATTTGGAAGTTCTCCTGTTGAAAGGAAATCATTTGAGTGGTGCAATTCCAAATCAGTTATGCCAATTGAATCAAATAGAGTTTATGGATCTTTCGAATAATCTTCTATCCGGGTCAATACCTCCATGCCTCTATAATATCAGTTTCAAGGAAGCAATGAATTATTATTCATTTCTTCCATATTCACCAACCAGAACAATTTATGTCTATCGAAGCATCCTACTGGGACAGTACAATGTGGATGATTCTAATATCGGCTACGCATATCTAGATGGTGCATTAGACTTTCTCTACAAAAGCAGGCCTGCTTCATACCAAAGTGGCATACTTGATTTCAAGTCTGGTTTGGATTTATCATCCAACAATCTCGCTGGTGAAATTCCATCAGAGTTGGGAAATCTATATGGAATACATTCATTAAACTTGTCACGGAATCATTTGATAGGCACCATTCCGAGAACATTTTCAAACCTGAGCCGAATTGAGAGCATAGATCTTTCTCGCAACAGCTTGAACGGAGAAATCCCACCAGAGCTGACTAACCTGCACTTCCTCAAGTTCTTCAGTGTGGCTTACAACAATTTATCAGGAAGTGTTCCGGGAATCAAGTTGCAATCTGGAGCATCTGATAACAGCAGCTACGAAGGAAATCCTTTTCTCTGTGGCCTGCCATTAGTAAAGAGCTGCGGTAATTTTTCCACATCCCAATGAAATCAAATGGaattgattctgcaacttctgCATTGAAGTACTCTTCACATACCACATACCGATACGCTTTTATTTTGTATCTGTTACGAGTCAATTAATGTGGCCTTAAGCAAAGTGTCAGTTATCTTGTGTtgtcttgtttttttttaatcttcctTGTGTTGTCTTGTTAGACGTTATAGTACACAACTGTTTGCAGAATGTGAGCATATAAATCAAACATCTGATAAGAGATCaacaataattattaatttattactgAACTGGCCACTTCAATATAAACGTGAAAAGTAATATGATAAAGAATCTACATAGGATTATTCATAACTATACTAAGGTCACCTAGTTAAAAGAAACCAAGGAAAATTATTTTGTGGACAAAATGAAAAAGCACTTGAAACATCAATTATAAAGTTGTTCATATTGCAAGATCGGCCAAGTCAAAAGTTCTTTCAACAGCTTTGCACCAAGAATCCACCCTCTTCTTCCTCACTTTCTCATCTAACAAAGGTCGGAAAACAGTATCTTTCTTAACCGTTTCTGCAGAATTGAAAATCTGGGCTTCTGTCCAAACCCCAACAGCTAAACCAGCAGCATAAGCTGCTCCAAGAGCAGTTGTCTCTATATCAAGTGGTCTCACAACCGGGCTTCCCAGCAAATCCGCCTGCAAAATCATTAGGAAAACAGGACATCAATCATGAGTTTAAATTAtacaaggaagaagaaagacttgACAAAAGCTAGAAATAACTGCTGAAAAATCTAGACAGTACAGAACTAGAATAACAAATCAAATCCATATAAATTGATCAAACTGTATATCATTCTCAAAATGCTCCAGGCAATGGGTCTAAGTCATAATTATCACTACAACAATTAGGTTGTTAGCACTAAAAAAAGTACTAAAACCTGTATAGTTAGTAAGAagtactaaaaaaataaaaaaagaataaaagaataaaacaaGCTCAAACCTGAGACTGCATTAAAAGGTTGTTAGCACTTGCACCACCATCCACTCTAAGCACGAACTCCCCTTTTGCATTTTTAACTTCACCTTTTTCGCCTGCATCTTTGTGCATTGAATCCAATACATCTTTAACTTGAAAACACATGCTCTCAAGAACAGCTCGAGCAATGTGAGACTTGTTTGTAAACCTTGTGATACCAATGCAAACACCACGTGCATCATCTCGCCACCATGGTGCAAACAATCCATTAAAAGCAGGAACAAAATAGACTCCACCAGTTGAATCAACCCTTTTTGCAAGTTCTTCAATCTCACTAGCACTACTAATTATCCCAAGGCTGTCTCTTAGCCACTGAACTGCAGCTCCAGCAATAGCAATTGAACCCTCTAAAGCATAGTTAGTTGGTGCTTTTGGACCAAGCTTATAAGCCAAAGTGGTCAAAAGTCCATGATTGGACTTGATTATCTCCTCACCAGTGTTGAGAAGTATGAAAGCACCAGTCCCGTAAGTGCTTTTGGCCTCACCTTTCCTACAAGCTTGGCCTAACATTGCAGCGTGTTGATCACCTAGACATCCTGCAATTGGAATACCAGTAATTGGCCAACCCTTGCAAATATCTCCAATAATCTCAGAATTACTAACGATTTTGGGAAGAATTGCAGCAGGAATGTTCAAAGCTTTCAACGTGGCTTGATCCCATTCAAGAGTTTTTATATTCATAAGCATAGTTCGAGATGCATTAGAGACATCAGTGACATGCAAGCCACCTTTTACTCCGCCGGTTAAATTCCAGATTAACCAAGTATCTATAGTTCCAAATAAAGCATCCCCCTTTTTAATTGcatctttaatagcatcaacATGTTCCATCAACCATAGTATCTTCACTGCACTGAAATAAGTACTTAAAGGCAGGCCACAAGCCTCAAGAAAATGAGTTTTTCCTCCTGATAATTCTTTCTCCAATTTCCTAGGTGgacaaaggagaaaataaaactttaaaaaaaatgccTTTATAAATCCAAATACAATAATAAAACAGTGGAATTCAGAACGCTGATAGGGATTCGATAACCAATTTCAGAATCTATACGTTTAGATCAATCAACTAGAGAAACAATTGTTATGATATTCAGAATATATTTCCGAGAAAAGCAAAATACAGCATGTAAAACAACGAAAGTTTAACATACGTATAACTAGAGATAAGCAAACAAATACGAAAAGTCGGAGCTATAATCTTAAAATAAGAAACAACGAAAAACCTACATATCCTAAAAAATTAAATCGGgcgtagaaaaaacaaaaaagtagTACCTGCAAATGTCACTGGTGCGAACATCCATCCAAACAATAGCATTATGAAGAGGAGAACCGGTCGATTTGCTCCAAATAAGACTGGTCTCTCTCTGATTAGTAATGCCAATTCCCTTCAATGCACCGTCAACGTTATGGCCATCAGCGGTAGCCTTGTCCACTGCCTTAGCCATACACAAGCGCACACTCTCCAGTATCTCCATCGCATCATGCTCCACCCATCTACCACCATTAGAACAAGTTAAGTCCAACAGAAATATGTATGGAGTATATATGAAAAGAGAATGAGAAATTACCCGGCTTCAGGATAGTACTGAGTGAATTCCACCTGGTGTGAGCCAACAGGGCGAGCATTGTGATCGTAGATGATGAATCTGGTGCTAGTCGTGCCTTGATCGATCGCTGCAATAAAAGAAGGTCCCTTTGACATTTTTCAGTGTTGAATTAATTGTGAGCAGAAATAGAGATTTGGCAGACGAAAGT
The window above is part of the Euphorbia lathyris chromosome 3, ddEupLath1.1, whole genome shotgun sequence genome. Proteins encoded here:
- the LOC136222206 gene encoding receptor-like protein 15 isoform X2 codes for the protein MDKFVVNLLLGSLIVWVQIQGHYGCFEEERLALLHFKAFVHSNSNGADADLLLPSWTTLTSTDCCQWERVTCNSTTAHVIKLSLNDTRLIHFDGYYEDLSIWYLNVSMFQPFKELRILNLSFNAIAEFTHDKKDSERFSQLDKLEDLDLSWNVLGNDVFNTLGKFPALKSLDLHNNFVQGSLSEKDVAALSNLKVLILQFNELNGTLPIHSLVNFSSLEILDLSWNRFTGSIPSNLQHLSSLKALDLSRNYLNGSLTSQGLCQLEQLEELDVSQNSLQGTLPPCLSNLTSLRLLDLSRNQFSRKVSSSLVAALTWLEYIDLSHNNFGGEFYFSSFANHSRLQVVRIVNDNNQFEVETENPIPWVPSFQLKVLVLSNCNLNNLSNSIIPKFLFQQHQLRILDISHNNLQGSLDSLIRNNEKLEFLSLRNNSLAGQLHLPSFRHAQTWWIDLSDNHLCGKIQRNIGQNFPAAIYLNLSKNAFEGRIPSSVADMQYLQHLDMSFNNFTGEVPKNLVSNLTNLVTLKLSGNKLHGQIFSEKFNLTWLEFCHLDNNQFTGSLSEVILRSSELTVLDVSNNNLSGTIPRWIGNLTFLRTLSMRNNQIKGSLPCSLPFQLVDLSYNYLTGPLPPCLELQNINGLYLRANNFTGSLPQSVNVSILLVVLDLRDNSFSGKIPDWISNLPNLEVLLLKGNHLSGAIPNQLCQLNQIEFMDLSNNLLSGSIPPCLYNISFKEAMNYYSFLPYSPTRTIYVYRSILLGQYNVDDSNIGYAYLDGALDFLYKSRPASYQSGILDFKSGLDLSSNNLAGEIPSELGNLYGIHSLNLSRNHLIGTIPRTFSNLSRIESIDLSRNSLNGEIPPELTNLHFLKFFSVAYNNLSGSVPGIKLQSGASDNSSYEGNPFLCGLPLVKSCGNFSTSQ
- the LOC136222206 gene encoding receptor-like protein 15 isoform X1, with the protein product MDKFVVNLLLGSLIVWVQIQGHYGCFEEERLALLHFKAFVHSNSNGADADLLLPSWTTLTSTDCCQWERVTCNSTTAHVIKLSLNDTRLIHFDGYYEDLSIWYLNVSMFQPFKELRILNLSFNAIAEFTHDKKEFSDSERFSQLDKLEDLDLSWNVLGNDVFNTLGKFPALKSLDLHNNFVQGSLSEKDVAALSNLKVLILQFNELNGTLPIHSLVNFSSLEILDLSWNRFTGSIPSNLQHLSSLKALDLSRNYLNGSLTSQGLCQLEQLEELDVSQNSLQGTLPPCLSNLTSLRLLDLSRNQFSRKVSSSLVAALTWLEYIDLSHNNFGGEFYFSSFANHSRLQVVRIVNDNNQFEVETENPIPWVPSFQLKVLVLSNCNLNNLSNSIIPKFLFQQHQLRILDISHNNLQGSLDSLIRNNEKLEFLSLRNNSLAGQLHLPSFRHAQTWWIDLSDNHLCGKIQRNIGQNFPAAIYLNLSKNAFEGRIPSSVADMQYLQHLDMSFNNFTGEVPKNLVSNLTNLVTLKLSGNKLHGQIFSEKFNLTWLEFCHLDNNQFTGSLSEVILRSSELTVLDVSNNNLSGTIPRWIGNLTFLRTLSMRNNQIKGSLPCSLPFQLVDLSYNYLTGPLPPCLELQNINGLYLRANNFTGSLPQSVNVSILLVVLDLRDNSFSGKIPDWISNLPNLEVLLLKGNHLSGAIPNQLCQLNQIEFMDLSNNLLSGSIPPCLYNISFKEAMNYYSFLPYSPTRTIYVYRSILLGQYNVDDSNIGYAYLDGALDFLYKSRPASYQSGILDFKSGLDLSSNNLAGEIPSELGNLYGIHSLNLSRNHLIGTIPRTFSNLSRIESIDLSRNSLNGEIPPELTNLHFLKFFSVAYNNLSGSVPGIKLQSGASDNSSYEGNPFLCGLPLVKSCGNFSTSQ
- the LOC136222207 gene encoding glycerol kinase; the encoded protein is MSKGPSFIAAIDQGTTSTRFIIYDHNARPVGSHQVEFTQYYPEAGWVEHDAMEILESVRLCMAKAVDKATADGHNVDGALKGIGITNQRETSLIWSKSTGSPLHNAIVWMDVRTSDICRKLEKELSGGKTHFLEACGLPLSTYFSAVKILWLMEHVDAIKDAIKKGDALFGTIDTWLIWNLTGGVKGGLHVTDVSNASRTMLMNIKTLEWDQATLKALNIPAAILPKIVSNSEIIGDICKGWPITGIPIAGCLGDQHAAMLGQACRKGEAKSTYGTGAFILLNTGEEIIKSNHGLLTTLAYKLGPKAPTNYALEGSIAIAGAAVQWLRDSLGIISSASEIEELAKRVDSTGGVYFVPAFNGLFAPWWRDDARGVCIGITRFTNKSHIARAVLESMCFQVKDVLDSMHKDAGEKGEVKNAKGEFVLRVDGGASANNLLMQSQADLLGSPVVRPLDIETTALGAAYAAGLAVGVWTEAQIFNSAETVKKDTVFRPLLDEKVRKKRVDSWCKAVERTFDLADLAI